In Pseudofrankia saprophytica, one genomic interval encodes:
- a CDS encoding ABC transporter ATP-binding protein, translating into MTTTILELRGVTKVYGSGATEVHALTDVDLTVRAGEMVAVMGPSGSGKSTLLTIAGSLEQPTSGEVLVEGTSFAGMSAGDRARMRRRYIGYVFQDYNLLPGLTAAENIALPLELDGTRARKAAAAARRALDDVGLADRARSFPDELSGGQRQRVAIARALVGERRLLLADEPSGALDTQTGEVVMRLLRGACKAGAATVMATHDAQLAAWADRVVFVRDGMMVDESGPAAGPESLLAADAPR; encoded by the coding sequence ATGACGACCACCATCCTCGAACTGCGCGGCGTGACGAAGGTATACGGCTCGGGTGCGACCGAGGTGCACGCGCTGACCGACGTCGACCTGACCGTCCGGGCCGGCGAGATGGTCGCCGTGATGGGGCCGAGCGGCTCGGGCAAGTCCACCCTGCTCACGATCGCGGGCAGCCTGGAGCAGCCGACCAGCGGAGAAGTCCTGGTCGAGGGCACCTCGTTCGCCGGCATGTCGGCGGGCGACCGGGCCCGGATGCGCCGCCGGTACATCGGCTACGTCTTCCAGGACTACAACCTGCTTCCCGGCCTGACCGCGGCCGAGAACATCGCGCTACCGCTGGAACTGGACGGGACGCGGGCCAGGAAGGCGGCCGCGGCCGCGCGCCGCGCCCTGGACGACGTGGGCCTCGCCGACCGGGCGCGCAGCTTTCCCGACGAGCTGTCCGGCGGGCAGCGCCAGCGGGTCGCGATCGCCCGCGCGCTCGTCGGCGAGCGCCGGTTGCTGCTGGCCGACGAGCCAAGCGGCGCGCTGGACACCCAGACCGGCGAGGTGGTCATGCGGCTGCTGCGCGGGGCGTGCAAGGCCGGGGCCGCCACGGTGATGGCCACCCATGACGCCCAGCTCGCGGCCTGGGCTGACCGGGTCGTGTTCGTTCGCGACGGCATGATGGTGGACGAGTCCGGCCCGGCGGCCGGCCCGGAGTCGCTGCTCGCCGCGGACGCGCCCCGATGA
- a CDS encoding ABC transporter permease, which translates to MSVQAPPRPPAPTPAPGPGPAPDGQDRRGPAEGGLPARRAMVRWAWRMLRREWRSQVLVTLLLLLVVTVAVVGGTALYNAPPPSDPVMGRADTIYMLSPRDNTQALAADLATLRARFEVIDVVGHTPRPAPGLALPVDYRAQSPHGTYTAGILGLVRGRYPSGPGEAAVTTGMAELLDLRLGGSVGLDGHPRAIVGIVENPSDLKDDFVLVAPSTGPPPKSVSVFVGADVRHTDDQSLKTLSQRMGHGPDRQRVVIVTLILAGATILLLLVAFVAAAGFAALAHRRLRQLGMLAAVGATGRHIRLMMIATGLLVGLAGAVGGTVVGLALWPAATGWLTSASGHRVDRLNIPWLLVGAVVALAVGMSAVAAWWPARTVSRLPVTLALAGRPPVPRSSRRPAALAVVLLAVGLGCLAAGEKDSPALTVGGTLATALAIPFAGPFAIMLLGRLGARAPIAVRLALRDLARHQARAGAALAAISLALGVPVAVVVVATDIQATPTSGNLSDRQLIVRMAQPGVPAQVIPIRTESQLRDLSAAVDRMTTGLPGPTVLPLDMAYDPAAPTEVEPEGGEPARHAQELELPMHGHMYEAVSVYVATPELLRLLGADPAGIPASTEVVTSRDGSLRRFSADRTEVEPSTTRIRGSGYSSLPDTLFTAGTVRRWGLTPVRAGWLVESAQPITTAQLAAARSLAAEAGLTVEARDGQGSVGTVRAGATAGGLLVALAVLAMAVGLIRGEGAADLRTLTATGATARVRRTITAATAAGLALLGVLLGTAGAGLGLLAVYRHDLGVFGRIPAIYPLLFLVGVPLAAAVGGWLIAGREPANIARRRGD; encoded by the coding sequence ATGAGCGTGCAGGCGCCACCGCGCCCGCCCGCTCCGACACCCGCTCCCGGTCCCGGGCCGGCCCCGGATGGCCAGGACCGACGCGGCCCGGCCGAGGGCGGGCTGCCGGCCCGGCGGGCGATGGTGCGGTGGGCGTGGCGGATGCTGCGCCGCGAGTGGCGCTCCCAGGTGCTGGTGACGCTCCTGCTCCTGCTGGTCGTGACGGTCGCTGTGGTCGGCGGCACCGCCCTGTACAACGCCCCGCCGCCGTCCGACCCGGTCATGGGCCGGGCCGACACCATCTACATGCTGAGCCCGCGGGACAACACCCAGGCGCTCGCCGCGGACCTCGCGACCCTGCGCGCCCGGTTCGAGGTGATCGACGTCGTCGGTCACACTCCACGGCCGGCCCCGGGCCTCGCGCTCCCGGTCGACTATCGCGCGCAGTCGCCGCACGGGACGTACACCGCCGGGATCCTCGGCCTCGTCCGTGGCCGTTACCCGTCCGGGCCCGGCGAGGCCGCTGTGACCACGGGGATGGCCGAACTGCTCGACCTGCGTCTCGGCGGCAGCGTCGGGCTGGACGGGCACCCGCGGGCCATCGTCGGCATCGTCGAGAACCCCAGCGACCTGAAGGACGACTTCGTCCTGGTGGCGCCTTCGACGGGCCCGCCGCCGAAGTCGGTGTCGGTGTTCGTCGGGGCCGACGTGCGCCACACCGACGACCAGAGCCTGAAGACGCTCTCGCAGCGCATGGGCCATGGGCCGGACCGCCAACGTGTCGTGATCGTCACGCTCATCCTGGCCGGGGCGACGATCCTGCTGCTCCTGGTCGCGTTCGTGGCCGCCGCCGGGTTCGCCGCCCTGGCCCACCGTCGGCTGCGCCAGCTTGGCATGCTCGCCGCCGTCGGCGCCACGGGCCGCCACATCCGACTGATGATGATCGCCACCGGTCTGTTGGTCGGCCTGGCCGGGGCTGTCGGCGGCACCGTCGTCGGACTCGCCCTCTGGCCGGCGGCGACGGGCTGGCTGACGTCGGCCAGCGGGCACCGGGTGGACCGGCTCAACATCCCGTGGCTCCTGGTCGGCGCCGTCGTGGCACTGGCGGTGGGGATGTCGGCCGTGGCGGCGTGGTGGCCGGCCCGGACGGTGTCCAGGCTCCCGGTCACTCTCGCGCTCGCGGGTCGCCCGCCCGTGCCGCGGTCCAGCCGGCGGCCGGCGGCGCTCGCCGTGGTCCTGCTCGCCGTCGGGCTCGGCTGCCTCGCCGCGGGGGAGAAGGACAGCCCGGCGCTGACGGTCGGGGGCACGCTGGCCACCGCGCTGGCGATCCCGTTCGCGGGGCCGTTCGCGATCATGCTGCTCGGGCGGCTCGGCGCCCGCGCCCCAATCGCGGTGCGGCTGGCGCTGCGCGACCTGGCCCGCCACCAGGCGCGGGCCGGGGCGGCCCTCGCCGCGATCAGCCTGGCGCTCGGCGTCCCCGTGGCCGTCGTCGTCGTCGCGACGGACATCCAGGCGACCCCGACGAGCGGGAACCTGAGCGATCGTCAGCTGATCGTCCGCATGGCCCAGCCCGGCGTCCCGGCCCAGGTCATCCCCATCCGGACGGAGTCACAGCTGCGCGACCTGTCGGCGGCGGTCGACCGGATGACGACCGGGCTGCCCGGCCCGACCGTGCTCCCGCTGGACATGGCGTACGACCCGGCCGCGCCAACCGAGGTCGAGCCCGAGGGCGGAGAGCCCGCCCGGCACGCCCAGGAGCTCGAGCTCCCGATGCACGGGCACATGTACGAGGCCGTGTCGGTCTATGTCGCCACGCCGGAGCTGCTGCGGCTGCTCGGCGCCGACCCGGCCGGGATCCCCGCGTCCACCGAGGTGGTCACCAGCCGCGACGGTTCTCTGCGCCGGTTCAGCGCCGACCGTACCGAGGTGGAGCCGTCCACCACCCGGATCCGGGGCAGCGGCTACTCCTCCCTGCCGGACACGCTGTTCACCGCCGGCACGGTGCGTCGCTGGGGGCTCACGCCCGTGCGCGCCGGATGGCTGGTCGAGTCCGCGCAGCCGATCACCACGGCGCAGCTGGCCGCGGCCCGCAGCCTCGCCGCCGAGGCCGGGCTGACCGTCGAGGCCCGCGACGGGCAGGGATCCGTCGGGACGGTCCGGGCCGGCGCCACGGCCGGTGGGCTGCTCGTCGCGCTCGCCGTGCTGGCGATGGCCGTCGGCCTGATCCGGGGCGAGGGTGCCGCCGACCTGCGGACCCTGACGGCGACGGGCGCGACCGCCCGGGTCCGGCGCACCATCACGGCGGCGACGGCGGCCGGCCTCGCCCTGCTCGGGGTGCTGCTGGGAACGGCCGGCGCGGGGCTCGGCCTGCTGGCGGTGTACCGGCACGACCTCGGGGTGTTCGGCCGCATACCGGCGATCTACCCGCTGCTGTTCCTCGTCGGAGTGCCGCTGGCCGCCGCGGTCGGCGGCTGGCTCATCGCTGGGAGGGAGCCGGCGAACATCGCGCGCCGCCGCGGGGACTGA
- a CDS encoding putative bifunctional diguanylate cyclase/phosphodiesterase gives MVAGSAAAVVSLATVGCLAWTARRAQGADRRWRLLIELTLVPLVFALAWHISWQVEHGSAHATRLPRSAEAFLLIVALALAGVLTFPTDPLDAADRRVGEGRAGRRWYAITVLDSVVAVGSVVLVVWPTLLAPLVQARHLDSGALVNSVGSVVGFLLLVAGVLLLATFRRPRSGLALALLGAGLGAMMLYSAINLILTVQGSSSISPTMDVLAVASWLLILLACLVPVPSSAASVRRRDPRILWLQAALPYLALGVVGGLAIGELIADGAVGRVETYGLLGLLFVVVIRQMAMLGENTRLLVSVRASQQELHHQAFHDPLTGLANRALFADRMEQALAFRDGRPFALVFCDLDDFKRVNDTLGHDIGDELLRITAARLRSAVRSEDTVARLGGDEFALLVEGGHDDPETVGTRLAATIRAPCLLAGRSRPVGASLGLVMADPARHPVADSLLRDADLAMYAAKRQGKGGLVVYRPDLSTPESAPQIRAHLDQALRGDDPDSVLGVHYLPVVDLRSSRTVGLDAAPCWSRPRTGQFSSESLYRLADEAGLSLPLLDVVLRQTCRDLAARGARPADAPAFVTVPMNRDLEQTPVAGIVDLLVDHDLPPRAIILTLTGTCGQPDLTAAGPILRRLAARGVRLALDGVGGEASIFAAWQALPIEIIRLDRSLTRAGDASARERTALVRDAILAAAARLDLIVIATHLGEPAQARELAAAGCHLGTGPLYGPPHPMNEVPAAVDLGEAAGARTRDWRQPVGIGRGGGGPM, from the coding sequence GTGGTCGCTGGTTCCGCGGCCGCTGTCGTGAGCCTGGCGACGGTGGGCTGTCTGGCCTGGACGGCCCGGCGCGCCCAGGGGGCTGACCGGCGGTGGCGACTGCTCATCGAACTGACGCTGGTCCCCTTGGTCTTCGCGCTGGCCTGGCACATCAGCTGGCAGGTTGAGCACGGATCGGCCCACGCGACCCGCCTGCCCAGGTCGGCCGAGGCTTTCCTGCTGATCGTTGCGCTGGCGCTGGCCGGCGTGTTGACTTTCCCTACCGATCCACTCGATGCCGCGGATCGTCGCGTCGGTGAGGGCCGGGCGGGGCGCCGGTGGTATGCGATCACGGTGCTCGACAGCGTGGTGGCCGTCGGTTCCGTCGTGCTCGTCGTGTGGCCGACCCTGTTGGCGCCGTTGGTCCAGGCGCGGCATCTTGACAGCGGCGCCTTGGTGAACTCGGTGGGATCGGTCGTCGGTTTCCTGCTCCTGGTGGCGGGTGTCCTGCTCCTGGCGACGTTCCGACGGCCTCGGTCGGGGCTCGCGCTGGCGCTGCTGGGCGCGGGTCTCGGCGCGATGATGCTGTACTCGGCCATCAACCTGATCTTGACCGTCCAGGGTAGTAGCAGCATTTCACCGACCATGGACGTCCTCGCTGTCGCCAGCTGGTTGCTGATCCTGCTGGCCTGTCTGGTTCCGGTGCCGAGCTCGGCCGCGTCCGTCCGCCGCCGCGATCCGCGGATCCTGTGGCTGCAGGCCGCGCTGCCCTACCTGGCGCTGGGCGTCGTCGGCGGGCTCGCGATCGGCGAGCTGATCGCCGACGGCGCCGTCGGCCGCGTCGAGACCTATGGTCTGCTCGGCCTGCTGTTCGTGGTTGTGATCAGGCAGATGGCGATGCTGGGCGAGAACACCCGGCTGCTCGTGTCGGTCCGGGCGAGCCAGCAGGAGCTGCATCACCAGGCGTTCCACGACCCGCTCACCGGCCTGGCGAACCGGGCGCTGTTCGCCGACAGGATGGAGCAGGCGCTCGCGTTCCGGGACGGCCGGCCGTTCGCGCTCGTGTTCTGCGATCTCGACGACTTCAAAAGGGTCAACGACACGCTCGGCCATGACATCGGCGACGAGCTGCTCCGGATCACCGCGGCCCGGCTCCGCAGCGCCGTCCGGTCCGAGGACACGGTCGCCCGGCTCGGCGGGGACGAGTTCGCGCTGCTCGTCGAGGGCGGCCATGACGACCCGGAGACGGTGGGCACACGGCTGGCCGCGACGATCCGCGCGCCGTGCCTGCTGGCGGGCCGCTCCCGGCCGGTCGGTGCCAGCCTCGGCCTGGTCATGGCCGACCCGGCCCGGCACCCGGTGGCCGACTCCCTGCTGAGGGACGCGGACCTGGCGATGTACGCGGCGAAGCGCCAGGGCAAGGGCGGGCTGGTCGTCTACCGGCCGGACCTGTCCACGCCCGAGTCGGCCCCGCAGATCCGCGCCCATCTCGATCAGGCGCTGCGCGGCGACGATCCCGACAGCGTCCTCGGAGTCCACTACCTGCCGGTGGTCGATCTGCGCTCCTCGCGGACGGTCGGTCTCGACGCCGCGCCGTGCTGGAGCCGGCCGCGGACGGGGCAGTTCTCGTCCGAGTCGCTCTACCGGCTCGCGGACGAGGCCGGGCTGAGCCTGCCCCTGCTCGACGTCGTCCTTCGCCAGACCTGCCGAGACCTGGCGGCGCGCGGCGCTCGCCCCGCCGACGCGCCCGCCTTCGTCACCGTCCCGATGAACCGCGACCTGGAGCAGACACCTGTCGCCGGCATCGTGGACCTCCTCGTCGACCACGACCTGCCCCCGCGAGCGATCATCCTCACGCTCACTGGCACCTGTGGCCAGCCGGACCTGACCGCCGCGGGCCCCATCCTGCGACGCCTCGCCGCCCGCGGCGTCCGTCTCGCCCTCGACGGGGTCGGCGGCGAGGCGAGCATCTTCGCGGCCTGGCAAGCCCTGCCCATTGAGATCATCAGGCTTGACCGGAGTCTCACCCGCGCCGGCGACGCGTCGGCTCGGGAGCGTACCGCTCTGGTCCGGGATGCCATCCTCGCCGCCGCGGCCCGGCTCGACCTCATCGTGATCGCCACCCACCTCGGCGAGCCGGCCCAGGCCCGCGAGCTCGCCGCAGCCGGCTGCCACCTTGGCACGGGCCCCCTCTACGGCCCGCCGCACCCGATGAACGAGGTACCCGCGGCCGTCGACCTCGGCGAGGCCGCCGGCGCGCGAACGCGCGACTGGCGTCAGCCGGTGGGTATTGGCCGCGGTGGCGGCGGCCCGATGTAG
- a CDS encoding citrate synthase/methylcitrate synthase, whose product MSITTEPGGSTAVRESSTVTVPRGLSGVVVTDTELGDVRGREGFYHYREYSAVELARKRTFEDVWHLLFFGRLPDAVARADFQARTAPLRHLPGPLRELLPVLAESGKDARPLASLGAALSAAAGARGIRPLYDLTPDERLDDALFATALVPTLLTALHRLRHGLEPVEPRDDLPYAANYLYMLTGVEPTDDRARAVEQYLIATIDHGFNASTFTARVIASTGADLVACLVGGLGALSGPLHGGAPSRALDTLDAIGTPDRIDGWIRERVLAGDRIMGFGHAVYRTEDPRSRMLREIAESMGGALVDLAVTTEKQVVAILAELKPGRELHTNVEFYAGVVMELCGLPREMFTPTFAAARTVGWSANILEQAMDSKIIRPAARYIGPPPPRPIPTG is encoded by the coding sequence ATGTCGATCACCACAGAACCGGGCGGCTCGACCGCCGTGCGGGAGTCGTCGACGGTCACGGTGCCCCGGGGCCTCAGCGGAGTCGTCGTCACCGATACCGAGCTCGGCGACGTGCGCGGGCGCGAGGGCTTCTACCACTACCGCGAGTACTCGGCCGTGGAACTGGCGCGGAAGCGGACGTTCGAGGACGTGTGGCATCTGCTGTTCTTCGGGCGGCTGCCCGACGCGGTCGCGCGCGCCGATTTCCAGGCCAGGACGGCGCCCCTTCGCCACCTTCCCGGCCCACTCCGAGAGCTGCTTCCCGTCCTGGCGGAGTCCGGGAAGGACGCGAGGCCGCTCGCCTCTCTCGGCGCGGCGTTGTCCGCCGCCGCCGGGGCCCGTGGCATCCGCCCGCTCTATGACCTGACCCCCGACGAACGGCTCGACGACGCGCTCTTCGCGACGGCGCTCGTCCCCACCCTGCTCACCGCGCTCCACCGCCTGCGGCACGGGCTGGAACCCGTCGAGCCGAGGGACGATCTGCCATACGCGGCCAACTACCTCTACATGCTGACCGGCGTCGAACCGACCGACGACCGGGCCCGCGCCGTCGAGCAGTACCTCATCGCCACGATCGACCACGGGTTCAACGCGTCGACCTTCACGGCCCGAGTGATCGCGTCGACCGGCGCCGACCTGGTGGCCTGCCTGGTGGGCGGGCTGGGGGCGCTGTCCGGCCCGCTGCACGGCGGCGCGCCGAGCCGGGCGCTGGACACCCTGGACGCGATCGGCACTCCCGACCGCATCGACGGCTGGATCCGCGAGCGCGTCCTCGCCGGCGATCGGATCATGGGGTTCGGGCACGCCGTGTACCGGACGGAGGACCCCCGCTCCCGGATGCTGCGGGAGATCGCCGAGAGCATGGGCGGCGCGCTGGTCGACCTCGCGGTCACGACGGAGAAGCAGGTCGTGGCGATCCTTGCCGAGCTGAAACCCGGCCGCGAGCTGCACACCAATGTCGAGTTCTACGCCGGCGTCGTCATGGAGCTGTGCGGGCTGCCGCGGGAGATGTTCACGCCGACCTTCGCCGCGGCACGCACCGTCGGCTGGAGCGCGAACATCCTGGAGCAGGCGATGGACAGCAAGATTATCCGCCCCGCGGCCCGCTACATCGGGCCGCCGCCACCGCGGCCAATACCCACCGGCTGA
- a CDS encoding citrate synthase, with the protein MADDRPRARDGLALAVGEGGGQERDQKRDQETGQERLTTQQVADLLGVKTQTVYAYASRGLLTSEPAPDGRGSTFDASQVEALAGRRPRGRARAADPAEEQLTAHTGITLSERGRLFYRGRDAVELSTRQGFEAVVGWLWDLGEDLGDGRGTSPGDPRPVDLRASDEVVSAVRRNGATLPAHVRLNDRLRVAVAVAASADPLRFDLRRENVLARGAAVISVMVESLPLAGTRRATEPPGVSLAERLWPRLAPGPGPGGADAVACLDRALVLLADHGLAASTMAARVAASARANPYAVVSAGLGALDGPLHGAASGLAHRMLTDVLASGNAIGVVSDHLRSGLPIPGLGARQYPGGDPRARALLESARRLPGADEILSAVDAVVRAAAGSGEAHANIDLALAAFTLLAGMPTEAGEVIFAVARTAGWIAHALEEYREPALRLRPRGVYTGPRPAL; encoded by the coding sequence GTGGCGGACGATCGTCCCCGCGCGCGGGACGGCCTGGCGCTCGCCGTCGGCGAGGGCGGCGGCCAGGAGCGCGACCAGAAGCGTGACCAGGAGACTGGCCAGGAGAGATTGACGACCCAGCAGGTCGCCGACCTCCTCGGGGTGAAGACGCAGACGGTGTACGCCTACGCGAGCCGAGGCCTGCTGACCAGCGAGCCGGCTCCGGACGGCCGCGGCAGCACCTTCGACGCCAGCCAGGTCGAGGCTTTGGCCGGCCGGCGCCCGCGGGGCCGGGCGCGGGCCGCCGACCCGGCCGAGGAACAGTTGACGGCGCACACCGGGATCACGCTGAGTGAGCGCGGCCGGCTGTTCTACCGCGGGCGCGACGCCGTCGAACTGTCCACACGGCAGGGTTTCGAAGCGGTCGTCGGCTGGCTGTGGGACCTCGGTGAGGACCTCGGCGACGGCCGTGGCACGAGTCCCGGTGACCCACGCCCCGTCGATCTGCGCGCGTCGGACGAGGTGGTGTCCGCCGTGAGGCGTAACGGCGCGACGCTGCCGGCGCACGTCCGGCTGAATGATCGGCTGCGGGTGGCCGTCGCGGTCGCCGCCTCCGCCGACCCGCTGCGGTTCGACCTCCGCCGGGAGAACGTGCTCGCGAGAGGCGCCGCGGTGATCTCGGTGATGGTGGAGTCGTTGCCGCTGGCAGGCACCCGCCGAGCCACCGAGCCGCCGGGCGTCTCGCTCGCCGAGCGGCTCTGGCCCAGGCTCGCGCCCGGACCCGGCCCCGGCGGCGCGGACGCCGTTGCCTGCCTGGACCGGGCGCTCGTGCTGCTCGCCGACCACGGCCTGGCCGCCTCGACGATGGCCGCGCGGGTCGCGGCCTCGGCCCGGGCGAACCCCTACGCGGTGGTGTCCGCCGGCCTCGGCGCGCTCGACGGCCCGCTGCACGGCGCCGCCAGCGGGCTCGCCCACCGGATGCTGACGGATGTGCTGGCCAGCGGAAACGCCATCGGGGTCGTCTCCGACCACCTGCGGTCCGGGCTGCCGATCCCCGGCCTGGGCGCCCGTCAGTATCCGGGGGGCGATCCGCGGGCCCGGGCGCTGCTGGAGTCGGCGCGTCGCCTCCCGGGCGCCGACGAGATCTTGTCCGCCGTGGACGCGGTGGTGCGGGCCGCGGCCGGGAGCGGCGAGGCGCACGCCAACATCGACCTCGCCCTGGCCGCGTTCACCCTGCTCGCCGGAATGCCCACGGAGGCCGGGGAAGTGATCTTCGCCGTCGCCCGCACCGCCGGCTGGATCGCGCATGCCCTGGAGGAGTACCGGGAGCCGGCGCTGCGCCTGCGCCCCCGCGGCGTCTACACGGGCCCCCGCCCGGCACTCTGA
- a CDS encoding class I SAM-dependent methyltransferase has translation MEEGTNGQRLRYADGVLGGPDEAERVRLAAMAEVCDPTTIRVFGDLGVDAGWRCLEVGAGGGSIAVWLAGRVAAAGHVVATDVDIRYLAELAAPNLTVLRHDVTRDPAPDGGPFDLIHARFVLEHLPEREDVLDRLLTWLRPGGTIVLESIARFPVDSAPHAPFRDAMLGIDQALAKTIGTDSGWARGFPGPLVARGLADVGMTVQLPTTGGANASARCWTLTLSRLRPHIRRLELASDATLDEALDQLADPSFFDVAFATAIAWGRVPVSGYGTSSQA, from the coding sequence ATGGAGGAAGGCACGAACGGCCAGCGGCTCCGATATGCCGACGGTGTTCTCGGTGGTCCGGACGAGGCGGAACGCGTCCGGCTCGCCGCGATGGCCGAGGTCTGTGACCCGACGACGATTCGCGTCTTCGGCGATCTTGGCGTCGACGCCGGCTGGCGGTGCCTGGAAGTGGGCGCTGGCGGCGGGTCGATCGCGGTCTGGCTGGCAGGACGTGTCGCCGCCGCCGGCCACGTCGTCGCGACCGACGTGGACATCCGCTATCTGGCCGAGCTCGCCGCCCCGAACCTGACCGTCCTGCGCCATGACGTGACCCGGGACCCCGCACCCGACGGCGGGCCGTTCGACCTCATCCACGCCCGGTTCGTCCTGGAGCATCTTCCCGAACGGGAGGACGTCCTCGACCGGCTCCTGACCTGGCTGAGGCCCGGCGGCACGATCGTGCTCGAGTCGATCGCCCGGTTCCCCGTCGACTCCGCACCACACGCGCCGTTCCGTGACGCCATGCTCGGCATCGACCAGGCACTCGCGAAGACCATTGGCACGGATTCCGGCTGGGCACGTGGCTTCCCCGGTCCACTGGTGGCCCGGGGCCTCGCCGACGTAGGGATGACCGTCCAGCTACCGACCACCGGCGGCGCCAACGCGTCCGCGCGGTGCTGGACCCTGACGTTGAGCCGCCTGCGTCCGCATATCCGCCGTCTTGAGCTCGCCTCGGATGCCACGCTGGACGAGGCGCTTGACCAGCTCGCCGATCCATCCTTCTTCGACGTCGCCTTCGCGACCGCCATCGCCTGGGGCCGGGTGCCGGTTTCCGGCTACGGAACCAGTTCGCAGGCGTGA
- a CDS encoding tetratricopeptide repeat protein: MSGLSEHEIGAFADVFPDPFSARHVLATAGVPTRRHPSWTATDAYGFWGAVSVLLTNGLVKDGPARLFAAALALFPANPVFLASAAARSAGPAMPTLPGTTPSRPDSTISSPTNPDVLKDPAEPLQLGLRLAERRRTLGHDHPDALADAHLLAYGLIVFGDYQAARALAEDTLTRRRHTLGHDHPDTFATAQNLAYTLNQLGDHQAARALYEGTRTLFEDTLARQRHTFGHDHPQTLTTAQNLAYTLIQLGDHQAARTLNEDTLARQRHTLGQDHPDTFATAQNLGYTLIQLGDHQAARTLFEDTLARRRHTLGPDHPDTLTTAQNLAYTLNQLGDHQAMRILSEETRTLYDNALTRRRLVFGYDNPQTLTTAYNFACTLIELGDHQAARTLFEDTLARQRRALGPDHPDTLTTAHILAYTLIQLGDHQAARTLNEDTLARRRHTLGPDHPQTLTTAQNLAYTLIQLGDHQAARTLNEDTLARQRHTFGHDHPQTLTTAQNLAYTLNQVGDLAARTYEPGSDQSPPGAGLPGRMSPDAGSVP; the protein is encoded by the coding sequence ATGAGCGGCTTGTCAGAGCACGAGATCGGGGCGTTCGCGGACGTGTTCCCGGATCCGTTCAGTGCGCGACACGTGCTGGCGACCGCAGGCGTGCCAACTCGCCGGCATCCGTCCTGGACAGCGACCGATGCCTACGGATTCTGGGGCGCGGTGTCGGTCCTGCTGACGAACGGGCTTGTGAAAGACGGTCCCGCACGGTTGTTCGCGGCGGCTTTGGCACTGTTTCCGGCAAACCCCGTGTTCCTTGCGAGTGCCGCCGCCCGGTCGGCTGGCCCGGCCATGCCGACGCTCCCAGGCACGACGCCGTCGCGCCCGGACTCGACCATATCCAGCCCGACAAATCCTGACGTACTCAAGGACCCTGCGGAGCCTTTGCAGCTCGGATTGCGCCTAGCCGAACGACGCCGCACCCTCGGCCACGACCACCCTGATGCCCTCGCCGACGCTCACCTCCTCGCCTACGGGCTCATCGTGTTCGGCGACTACCAGGCGGCGCGAGCCCTGGCCGAAGACACCCTCACCCGACGACGCCACACGCTTGGCCACGACCACCCCGACACCTTCGCCACCGCCCAAAACCTCGCCTACACGCTCAACCAGCTGGGCGACCACCAGGCGGCACGAGCCCTTTACGAGGGCACCCGCACCCTGTTCGAGGACACTCTCGCCCGGCAACGCCACACCTTCGGCCACGACCACCCCCAAACCCTCACCACTGCCCAAAACCTCGCCTACACGCTCATTCAGCTGGGCGACCACCAGGCAGCACGAACCCTGAACGAGGACACCCTCGCCCGGCAACGCCACACGCTTGGCCAAGACCACCCCGACACCTTCGCCACTGCCCAAAACCTCGGCTACACGCTCATTCAGCTGGGCGACCACCAGGCGGCCCGCACCCTGTTCGAGGACACCCTCGCCCGACGACGCCACACCCTCGGCCCGGACCACCCCGACACCCTCACCACCGCCCAAAACCTCGCCTACACGCTCAACCAGCTGGGCGACCACCAGGCGATGCGCATCCTGAGCGAGGAAACCCGCACCCTGTACGACAACGCTCTCACCCGACGACGGCTAGTCTTCGGCTACGACAACCCTCAAACCCTCACCACCGCTTACAACTTCGCGTGCACGCTCATCGAACTGGGCGACCACCAGGCGGCCCGCACCCTGTTCGAGGACACCCTCGCCCGGCAACGCCGCGCCCTCGGCCCGGACCACCCTGACACCCTCACCACCGCCCACATCCTCGCCTACACGCTCATTCAGCTGGGCGACCACCAGGCAGCACGAACCCTGAACGAAGACACCCTCGCCCGACGACGCCACACCCTCGGCCCGGACCACCCCCAAACCCTCACCACCGCCCAAAACCTCGCCTACACGCTCATTCAGCTGGGCGACCACCAGGCAGCACGAACCCTGAACGAAGACACCCTCGCCCGGCAACGCCACACCTTCGGCCACGACCACCCCCAAACCCTCACCACCGCCCAAAACCTCGCCTACACGCTCAACCAGGTGGGCGACCTGGCGGCACGCACCTATGAGCCGGGTAGCGATCAATCGCCGCCAGGGGCGGGGTTGCCGGGACGAATGTCGCCGGACGCGGGGAGTGTCCCGTGA